Proteins from a genomic interval of Ciona intestinalis chromosome 9, KH, whole genome shotgun sequence:
- the LOC494362 gene encoding uncharacterized protein LOC494362 isoform X3: protein MNAPQCPSRLNQQSENCLLRTQDTTSLKLLLESFLKRHGTKVKANSTETLTEHPNQELDRPSSLLQGHTQQRRKRKIKEAAAIHSIQSKHIRLTLGSWLSRKQHQLRHIRRVNRLTANLNENNDKSSFVHYFIREDSAIERREKRKQPDPHLDEFSSREVRPRRSSFNTNPLSSPTSEEDLEVDSNISYNSSILDLGDCQGRDGQLFGQQREHQTWALPREIELPRFQHFTNPNTRQAQDNNVFLTSRGQRTKFRRHITVNSDEDTWLRSPYHRHREAVPEYAASCFAEDLNRGGKLEDSFYNIQGRSISREISSVSEKLCALNSNANAASGGQTVIQANIEALLIDKSTAQRKYDGISTCFATSRYVAEESDVTAPSEKTFGQRTPESSSVGTLKHGDATKRSDCLQQFNKSVSAGRWRSVNLGSSDKSLTENEEKYLSTQVYKEHQASRPSHINCRKQKRFPEQCDRGIAAEVRCTCRIAISKEKCQLCRSSSSCSKIETKPLRLIGLRRSPVWKAVQPNPKSNFGDRLELFSFTPNRKITADVSRNESRARTDQEIAGRTLNRRHHSYSNNRSSKSDIPTKNQKEANCCDAFRLLFGNSSATGEAPLVLNKLLYAAQAASPKRSNLGILTSDQLDMGCFHSVSNKSKVGPCRTNIFSDVQATIDQSPTVIEEYSPIVLRYRTPYFRANAQVIMPPIRRKETWTVGWIQACDYMKFINQYGTLGCSSWEIPALKSGRIPAVSDSDGVSYPWYGNTTEIATIVGPTDSYRRMNLTMNDNFYPSVTWDIPVSEGTNAHLTRIVRDQSFITWLAAVNETTKDIIVLKTVRWNFYLEIDIDPTRELGQRARIVAPRAQKQPLVTNGPGQIPISALVRPSANNAQTLIWRPTENQPIVVVPAKEEHRDTNELILFNGCSAMHGKESIIKEISKQEVIQLQQMARSKTKISQQKNVQLKDCLSHLKADLSAYWGKWRKRQMRDKIKSS, encoded by the exons ATGAACGCCCCCCAGTGCCCATCCCGACTCAACCAACAATCAGAGAACTGTCTCCTCCGCACACAGGATACAACCTCACTTAAATTACTCTTGGAGTCCTTTCTTAAACGCCACGGCACAAAAGTAAAGGCAAACAGTACCGAAACACTCACTGAACACCCGAACCAGGAGTTAGACCGACCCAGCAGCCTCCTACAAGGTCACACACAACAACGAcgaaaacgaaaaataaagga AGCTGCTGCCATTCATTCAATTCAATCGAAGCACATACGGTTAACGCTCGGCAGTTGGTTGTCGAGAAAACAGCACCAGCTTCGACATATACGTCGAGTCAACCGACTCACGG CGAACTTGAACGAAAACAACGACAAGTCGTCTTTTGTACACTACTTCATCAGGGAGGACAGTGCAATTGAGAGACGAGAGAAGCGAAAGCAACCAGACCCTCATCTTGACGAGTTTTCGAGCAGAGAGGTTAGACCAAGAAGATCAAGCTTCAACACCAATCCACTTTCGTCTCCGACATCGGAGGAAGATTTGGAGGTGGATTCGAATATTAGTTACAACTCTTCAATTCTGGACCTCGGTGACTGTCAAGGAAGAGACGGGCAGTTGTTTGGCCAACAGCGCGAACACCAAACGTGGGCTTTACCGAGAGAAATTGAGCTACCGCGTTTTCAGCACTTTACCAACCCAAATACTCGCCAGGCTCAGGATAATAACGTCTTCTTGACCTCGAGGGGACAACGAACAAAATTTCGGAGACACATAACTGTAAATTCCGACGAAGATACTTGGCTCCGTTCCCCTTACCACCGGCACCGAGAAGCGGTCCCTGAATACGCCGCCTCTTGCTTTGCGGAAGACCTGAACCGCGGAGGTAAACTAGAGGATAGCTTCTATAACATTCAAGGCCGGTCTATTAGTCGTGAAATAAGTTCGGTGAGTGAGAAGCTGTGTGCCTTGAATAGTAACGCAAACGCAGCGAGTGGTGGACAAACTGTGATTCAGGCAAACATTGAAGCGTTGCTTATAGACAAATCAACCGCGCAACGCAAGTACGACGGTATAAGCACCTGCTTTGCTACGTCACGGTACGTAGCGGAAGAATCTGACGTCACGGCGCCGTCCGAGAAGACGTTCGGGCAACGTACACCCGAGTCATCATCTGTTGGTACGTTAAAACACGGTGACGCAACTAAACGAAGTGATTGTTTACAGCAGTTTAACAAATCCGTATCTGCAGGGCGTTGGAGAAGTGTAAATTTAGGCAGCAGTGACAAATCTCTGACAGAAAACGAAGAAAAATACCTCAGCACGCAGGTCTATAAAGAGCACCAGGCCAGCCGTCCAAGCCACATTAACTGCAGAAAGCAAAAGCGTTTTCCTGAACAGTGTGATCGAGGAATAGCGGCTGAAGTCCGTTGTACCTGCCGAATTGCCATAAGTAAAGAGAAGTGTCAGCTCTGCCGATCTAGTAGCTCGTGCAGCAAAATCGAAACAAAACCTTTGAGATTGATTGGACTCAGGAGGAGTCCAGTGTGGAAAGCAGTGCAACCGAATCCGAAAAGCAACTTCGGAGATCGCCTAGAGTTGTTCTCTTTTACCCCGAATAGGAAGATTACGGCAGACGTATCGAGAAACGAATCTCGTGCTAGAACTGATCAAGAAATCGCGGGAAGAACATTAAATCGAAGGCACCATTCGTACTCGAATAACCGCTCGTCGAAATCCGACATCCCGACAAAAAATCAGAAAGAAGCGAACTGCTGTGACGCGTTCCGACTTCTTTTTGGCAACAGTAGTGCAACCGGAGAGGCCCCGTTGGTTCTGAACAAACTTCTGTACGCCGCACAAGCAGCGTCGCCGAAACGTAGCAACCTGGGTATCCTAACTTCCGACCAGCTTGACATGGGATGCTTCCACAGCGTTTCAAACAAATCCAAAGTCGGTCCATGcagaacaaacatttttagcGACGTACAAGCGACCATCGACCAATCCCCGACGGTAATAGAAGAATATTCACCGATTGTACTGAGGTACAGGACTCCCTACTTTCGCGCAAACGCGCAGGTGATCATGCCGCCGATTCGTCGGAAAGAAACCTGGACCGTGGGTTGGATTCAAGCGTGCGATTACATGAAGTTCATTAATCAATATGGGACCCTTGGCTG CTCCAGCTGGGAGATTCCTGCCTTGAAATCCGGCAGAATACCGGCGGTAAGCGACAGCGATGGAGTTTCGTATCCGTGGTACGGGAACACAACCGAAATTGCCACCATTGTTGGTCCCACTGATTCCTATAGACGAATGAATCTCACG ATGAACGACAACTTCTATCCTTCAGTAACGTGGGACATTCCGGTCAGTGAAGGGACAAATGCGCACTTGACGCGGATCGTTCGGGACCAGAGTTTTATAACATGGCTCGCTGCTGTCAACGAAACTACTAAGGACATCATTGTCCTGAAGACAGTTCGTTGGAACTTCTACCTGGAGATCGACATCGACCCGACGAGGGAACTTGGCCAGCGAGCTCGCATTGTGGCTCCGCGGGCACAGAAACAACCGCTCGTTACGAACGGACCAG GTCAGATACCCATCAGCGCCCTCGTCCGACCATCCGCCAACAACGCTCAGACTCTGATTTGGCGACCGACGGAAAACCAACCGATCGTGGTCGTGCCAGCTAAAGAGGAACACCGGGACACGAACGAACTGATCTTGTTCAACGGCTGCTCAGCAATGCACGGAAAGGAGTCGATAATAAAAGAGATCTCAAAGCAAGAAGTGATTCAGTTACAACAAATGGCGAG ATCAAAAACGAAGATTTCACAGCAAAAAAACGTTCAGTTAAAAGATTGTCTTTCACATTTAAAAGCGGACCTTTCGGCGTATTGGGGAAAGTGGAGAAAAAGGCAGATGCGCGACAAGATAAAGAGTTCTTAA
- the LOC494362 gene encoding uncharacterized protein LOC494362 isoform X1 codes for MNAPQCPSRLNQQSENCLLRTQDTTSLKLLLESFLKRHGTKVKANSTETLTEHPNQELDRPSSLLQGHTQQRRKRKIKEAAAIHSIQSKHIRLTLGSWLSRKQHQLRHIRRVNRLTANLNENNDKSSFVHYFIREDSAIERREKRKQPDPHLDEFSSREVRPRRSSFNTNPLSSPTSEEDLEVDSNISYNSSILDLGDCQGRDGQLFGQQREHQTWALPREIELPRFQHFTNPNTRQAQDNNVFLTSRGQRTKFRRHITVNSDEDTWLRSPYHRHREAVPEYAASCFAEDLNRGGKLEDSFYNIQGRSISREISSVSEKLCALNSNANAASGGQTVIQANIEALLIDKSTAQRKYDGISTCFATSRYVAEESDVTAPSEKTFGQRTPESSSVGTLKHGDATKRSDCLQQFNKSVSAGRWRSVNLGSSDKSLTENEEKYLSTQVYKEHQASRPSHINCRKQKRFPEQCDRGIAAEVRCTCRIAISKEKCQLCRSSSSCSKIETKPLRLIGLRRSPVWKAVQPNPKSNFGDRLELFSFTPNRKITADVSRNESRARTDQEIAGRTLNRRHHSYSNNRSSKSDIPTKNQKEANCCDAFRLLFGNSSATGEAPLVLNKLLYAAQAASPKRSNLGILTSDQLDMGCFHSVSNKSKVGPCRTNIFSDVQATIDQSPTVIEEYSPIVLRYRTPYFRANAQVIMPPIRRKETWTVGWIQACDYMKFINQYGTLGCSSWEIPALKSGRIPAVSDSDGVSYPWYGNTTEIATIVGPTDSYRRMNLTMNDNFYPSVTWDIPVSEGTNAHLTRIVRDQSFITWLAAVNETTKDIIVLKTVRWNFYLEIDIDPTRELGQRARIVAPRAQKQPLVTNGPGDKNRFQSPVRGRRRGTDNNSNSTYVGQIPISALVRPSANNAQTLIWRPTENQPIVVVPAKEEHRDTNELILFNGCSAMHGKESIIKEISKQEVIQLQQMARSKTKISQQKNVQLKDCLSHLKADLSAYWGKWRKRQMRDKIKSS; via the exons ATGAACGCCCCCCAGTGCCCATCCCGACTCAACCAACAATCAGAGAACTGTCTCCTCCGCACACAGGATACAACCTCACTTAAATTACTCTTGGAGTCCTTTCTTAAACGCCACGGCACAAAAGTAAAGGCAAACAGTACCGAAACACTCACTGAACACCCGAACCAGGAGTTAGACCGACCCAGCAGCCTCCTACAAGGTCACACACAACAACGAcgaaaacgaaaaataaagga AGCTGCTGCCATTCATTCAATTCAATCGAAGCACATACGGTTAACGCTCGGCAGTTGGTTGTCGAGAAAACAGCACCAGCTTCGACATATACGTCGAGTCAACCGACTCACGG CGAACTTGAACGAAAACAACGACAAGTCGTCTTTTGTACACTACTTCATCAGGGAGGACAGTGCAATTGAGAGACGAGAGAAGCGAAAGCAACCAGACCCTCATCTTGACGAGTTTTCGAGCAGAGAGGTTAGACCAAGAAGATCAAGCTTCAACACCAATCCACTTTCGTCTCCGACATCGGAGGAAGATTTGGAGGTGGATTCGAATATTAGTTACAACTCTTCAATTCTGGACCTCGGTGACTGTCAAGGAAGAGACGGGCAGTTGTTTGGCCAACAGCGCGAACACCAAACGTGGGCTTTACCGAGAGAAATTGAGCTACCGCGTTTTCAGCACTTTACCAACCCAAATACTCGCCAGGCTCAGGATAATAACGTCTTCTTGACCTCGAGGGGACAACGAACAAAATTTCGGAGACACATAACTGTAAATTCCGACGAAGATACTTGGCTCCGTTCCCCTTACCACCGGCACCGAGAAGCGGTCCCTGAATACGCCGCCTCTTGCTTTGCGGAAGACCTGAACCGCGGAGGTAAACTAGAGGATAGCTTCTATAACATTCAAGGCCGGTCTATTAGTCGTGAAATAAGTTCGGTGAGTGAGAAGCTGTGTGCCTTGAATAGTAACGCAAACGCAGCGAGTGGTGGACAAACTGTGATTCAGGCAAACATTGAAGCGTTGCTTATAGACAAATCAACCGCGCAACGCAAGTACGACGGTATAAGCACCTGCTTTGCTACGTCACGGTACGTAGCGGAAGAATCTGACGTCACGGCGCCGTCCGAGAAGACGTTCGGGCAACGTACACCCGAGTCATCATCTGTTGGTACGTTAAAACACGGTGACGCAACTAAACGAAGTGATTGTTTACAGCAGTTTAACAAATCCGTATCTGCAGGGCGTTGGAGAAGTGTAAATTTAGGCAGCAGTGACAAATCTCTGACAGAAAACGAAGAAAAATACCTCAGCACGCAGGTCTATAAAGAGCACCAGGCCAGCCGTCCAAGCCACATTAACTGCAGAAAGCAAAAGCGTTTTCCTGAACAGTGTGATCGAGGAATAGCGGCTGAAGTCCGTTGTACCTGCCGAATTGCCATAAGTAAAGAGAAGTGTCAGCTCTGCCGATCTAGTAGCTCGTGCAGCAAAATCGAAACAAAACCTTTGAGATTGATTGGACTCAGGAGGAGTCCAGTGTGGAAAGCAGTGCAACCGAATCCGAAAAGCAACTTCGGAGATCGCCTAGAGTTGTTCTCTTTTACCCCGAATAGGAAGATTACGGCAGACGTATCGAGAAACGAATCTCGTGCTAGAACTGATCAAGAAATCGCGGGAAGAACATTAAATCGAAGGCACCATTCGTACTCGAATAACCGCTCGTCGAAATCCGACATCCCGACAAAAAATCAGAAAGAAGCGAACTGCTGTGACGCGTTCCGACTTCTTTTTGGCAACAGTAGTGCAACCGGAGAGGCCCCGTTGGTTCTGAACAAACTTCTGTACGCCGCACAAGCAGCGTCGCCGAAACGTAGCAACCTGGGTATCCTAACTTCCGACCAGCTTGACATGGGATGCTTCCACAGCGTTTCAAACAAATCCAAAGTCGGTCCATGcagaacaaacatttttagcGACGTACAAGCGACCATCGACCAATCCCCGACGGTAATAGAAGAATATTCACCGATTGTACTGAGGTACAGGACTCCCTACTTTCGCGCAAACGCGCAGGTGATCATGCCGCCGATTCGTCGGAAAGAAACCTGGACCGTGGGTTGGATTCAAGCGTGCGATTACATGAAGTTCATTAATCAATATGGGACCCTTGGCTG CTCCAGCTGGGAGATTCCTGCCTTGAAATCCGGCAGAATACCGGCGGTAAGCGACAGCGATGGAGTTTCGTATCCGTGGTACGGGAACACAACCGAAATTGCCACCATTGTTGGTCCCACTGATTCCTATAGACGAATGAATCTCACG ATGAACGACAACTTCTATCCTTCAGTAACGTGGGACATTCCGGTCAGTGAAGGGACAAATGCGCACTTGACGCGGATCGTTCGGGACCAGAGTTTTATAACATGGCTCGCTGCTGTCAACGAAACTACTAAGGACATCATTGTCCTGAAGACAGTTCGTTGGAACTTCTACCTGGAGATCGACATCGACCCGACGAGGGAACTTGGCCAGCGAGCTCGCATTGTGGCTCCGCGGGCACAGAAACAACCGCTCGTTACGAACGGACCAGGTGACAAAAATAGGTTTCAGAGCCCGGTTAGAGGCCGGCGACGAGGAACAGACAATAATAGCAACAGCACGTACGTAGGTCAGATACCCATCAGCGCCCTCGTCCGACCATCCGCCAACAACGCTCAGACTCTGATTTGGCGACCGACGGAAAACCAACCGATCGTGGTCGTGCCAGCTAAAGAGGAACACCGGGACACGAACGAACTGATCTTGTTCAACGGCTGCTCAGCAATGCACGGAAAGGAGTCGATAATAAAAGAGATCTCAAAGCAAGAAGTGATTCAGTTACAACAAATGGCGAG ATCAAAAACGAAGATTTCACAGCAAAAAAACGTTCAGTTAAAAGATTGTCTTTCACATTTAAAAGCGGACCTTTCGGCGTATTGGGGAAAGTGGAGAAAAAGGCAGATGCGCGACAAGATAAAGAGTTCTTAA
- the LOC494362 gene encoding uncharacterized protein LOC494362 isoform X4: MNAPQCPSRLNQQSENCLLRTQDTTSLKLLLESFLKRHGTKVKANSTETLTEHPNQELDRPSSLLQGHTQQRRKRKIKEAAAIHSIQSKHIRLTLGSWLSRKQHQLRHIRRVNRLTANLNENNDKSSFVHYFIREDSAIERREKRKQPDPHLDEFSSREVRPRRSSFNTNPLSSPTSEEDLEVDSNISYNSSILDLGDCQGRDGQLFGQQREHQTWALPREIELPRFQHFTNPNTRQAQDNNVFLTSRGQRTKFRRHITVNSDEDTWLRSPYHRHREAVPEYAASCFAEDLNRGGKLEDSFYNIQGRSISREISSVSEKLCALNSNANAASGGQTVIQANIEALLIDKSTAQRKYDGISTCFATSRYVAEESDVTAPSEKTFGQRTPESSSVGTLKHGDATKRSDCLQQFNKSVSAGRWRSVNLGSSDKSLTENEEKYLSTQVYKEHQASRPSHINCRKQKRFPEQCDRGIAAEVRCTCRIAISKEKCQLCRSSSSCSKIETKPLRLIGLRRSPVWKAVQPNPKSNFGDRLELFSFTPNRKITADVSRNESRARTDQEIAGRTLNRRHHSYSNNRSSKSDIPTKNQKEANCCDAFRLLFGNSSATGEAPLVLNKLLYAAQAASPKRSNLGILTSDQLDMGCFHSVSNKSKVGPCRTNIFSDVQATIDQSPTVIEEYSPIVLRYRTPYFRANAQVIMPPIRRKETWTVGWIQACDYMKFINQYGTLGCSSWEIPALKSGRIPAVSDSDGVSYPWYGNTTEIATIVGPTDSYRRMNLTMNDNFYPSVTWDIPVSEGTNAHLTRIVRDQSFITWLAAVNETTKDIIVLKTVRWNFYLEIDIDPTRELGQRARIVAPRAQKQPLVTNGPGQIPISALVRPSANNAQTLIWRPTENQPIVVVPAKEEHRDTNELILFNGCSAMHGKESIIKEISKQEVIQLQQMARRRTNNRPRPSGPESPLFKRWNSPDRLH, encoded by the exons ATGAACGCCCCCCAGTGCCCATCCCGACTCAACCAACAATCAGAGAACTGTCTCCTCCGCACACAGGATACAACCTCACTTAAATTACTCTTGGAGTCCTTTCTTAAACGCCACGGCACAAAAGTAAAGGCAAACAGTACCGAAACACTCACTGAACACCCGAACCAGGAGTTAGACCGACCCAGCAGCCTCCTACAAGGTCACACACAACAACGAcgaaaacgaaaaataaagga AGCTGCTGCCATTCATTCAATTCAATCGAAGCACATACGGTTAACGCTCGGCAGTTGGTTGTCGAGAAAACAGCACCAGCTTCGACATATACGTCGAGTCAACCGACTCACGG CGAACTTGAACGAAAACAACGACAAGTCGTCTTTTGTACACTACTTCATCAGGGAGGACAGTGCAATTGAGAGACGAGAGAAGCGAAAGCAACCAGACCCTCATCTTGACGAGTTTTCGAGCAGAGAGGTTAGACCAAGAAGATCAAGCTTCAACACCAATCCACTTTCGTCTCCGACATCGGAGGAAGATTTGGAGGTGGATTCGAATATTAGTTACAACTCTTCAATTCTGGACCTCGGTGACTGTCAAGGAAGAGACGGGCAGTTGTTTGGCCAACAGCGCGAACACCAAACGTGGGCTTTACCGAGAGAAATTGAGCTACCGCGTTTTCAGCACTTTACCAACCCAAATACTCGCCAGGCTCAGGATAATAACGTCTTCTTGACCTCGAGGGGACAACGAACAAAATTTCGGAGACACATAACTGTAAATTCCGACGAAGATACTTGGCTCCGTTCCCCTTACCACCGGCACCGAGAAGCGGTCCCTGAATACGCCGCCTCTTGCTTTGCGGAAGACCTGAACCGCGGAGGTAAACTAGAGGATAGCTTCTATAACATTCAAGGCCGGTCTATTAGTCGTGAAATAAGTTCGGTGAGTGAGAAGCTGTGTGCCTTGAATAGTAACGCAAACGCAGCGAGTGGTGGACAAACTGTGATTCAGGCAAACATTGAAGCGTTGCTTATAGACAAATCAACCGCGCAACGCAAGTACGACGGTATAAGCACCTGCTTTGCTACGTCACGGTACGTAGCGGAAGAATCTGACGTCACGGCGCCGTCCGAGAAGACGTTCGGGCAACGTACACCCGAGTCATCATCTGTTGGTACGTTAAAACACGGTGACGCAACTAAACGAAGTGATTGTTTACAGCAGTTTAACAAATCCGTATCTGCAGGGCGTTGGAGAAGTGTAAATTTAGGCAGCAGTGACAAATCTCTGACAGAAAACGAAGAAAAATACCTCAGCACGCAGGTCTATAAAGAGCACCAGGCCAGCCGTCCAAGCCACATTAACTGCAGAAAGCAAAAGCGTTTTCCTGAACAGTGTGATCGAGGAATAGCGGCTGAAGTCCGTTGTACCTGCCGAATTGCCATAAGTAAAGAGAAGTGTCAGCTCTGCCGATCTAGTAGCTCGTGCAGCAAAATCGAAACAAAACCTTTGAGATTGATTGGACTCAGGAGGAGTCCAGTGTGGAAAGCAGTGCAACCGAATCCGAAAAGCAACTTCGGAGATCGCCTAGAGTTGTTCTCTTTTACCCCGAATAGGAAGATTACGGCAGACGTATCGAGAAACGAATCTCGTGCTAGAACTGATCAAGAAATCGCGGGAAGAACATTAAATCGAAGGCACCATTCGTACTCGAATAACCGCTCGTCGAAATCCGACATCCCGACAAAAAATCAGAAAGAAGCGAACTGCTGTGACGCGTTCCGACTTCTTTTTGGCAACAGTAGTGCAACCGGAGAGGCCCCGTTGGTTCTGAACAAACTTCTGTACGCCGCACAAGCAGCGTCGCCGAAACGTAGCAACCTGGGTATCCTAACTTCCGACCAGCTTGACATGGGATGCTTCCACAGCGTTTCAAACAAATCCAAAGTCGGTCCATGcagaacaaacatttttagcGACGTACAAGCGACCATCGACCAATCCCCGACGGTAATAGAAGAATATTCACCGATTGTACTGAGGTACAGGACTCCCTACTTTCGCGCAAACGCGCAGGTGATCATGCCGCCGATTCGTCGGAAAGAAACCTGGACCGTGGGTTGGATTCAAGCGTGCGATTACATGAAGTTCATTAATCAATATGGGACCCTTGGCTG CTCCAGCTGGGAGATTCCTGCCTTGAAATCCGGCAGAATACCGGCGGTAAGCGACAGCGATGGAGTTTCGTATCCGTGGTACGGGAACACAACCGAAATTGCCACCATTGTTGGTCCCACTGATTCCTATAGACGAATGAATCTCACG ATGAACGACAACTTCTATCCTTCAGTAACGTGGGACATTCCGGTCAGTGAAGGGACAAATGCGCACTTGACGCGGATCGTTCGGGACCAGAGTTTTATAACATGGCTCGCTGCTGTCAACGAAACTACTAAGGACATCATTGTCCTGAAGACAGTTCGTTGGAACTTCTACCTGGAGATCGACATCGACCCGACGAGGGAACTTGGCCAGCGAGCTCGCATTGTGGCTCCGCGGGCACAGAAACAACCGCTCGTTACGAACGGACCAG GTCAGATACCCATCAGCGCCCTCGTCCGACCATCCGCCAACAACGCTCAGACTCTGATTTGGCGACCGACGGAAAACCAACCGATCGTGGTCGTGCCAGCTAAAGAGGAACACCGGGACACGAACGAACTGATCTTGTTCAACGGCTGCTCAGCAATGCACGGAAAGGAGTCGATAATAAAAGAGATCTCAAAGCAAGAAGTGATTCAGTTACAACAAATGGCGAG ACGCCGAACAAATAATCGTCCTCGACCGAGTGGCCCGGAATCCCCGTTATTTAAACGTTGGAATTCTCCCGATCGTCTTCACTAA